A region from the Desulfuribacillus alkaliarsenatis genome encodes:
- the secF gene encoding protein translocase subunit SecF has product MRWEWNYDLVSHRKKYFIVALVIVLIGFASLMIQGLNLGVDFVSGSRIAAYLGESFDSQEIYDIYNQLGLEPSVVRAAGEANDIAIARFDTTVDHAMLPEIRAAFNERFPNFYDIEESSVSPQVGEELAQKAIYSVIIASLFIILYVSFRFEYRFAVAGILALLHDAFFVITLFSILQLEVNLPFIAAVLTIIGYSINDTIVVFDRIRENMKFAKIKSESDLEKVANDSLMQTMTRSINTVLTVLFGAVALVIFGGESLREFSLALTFGLVAGAYSSIFLAAQVWLAWKVRDFRAMKAKQAS; this is encoded by the coding sequence ATGCGTTGGGAATGGAATTATGACCTCGTTTCACATCGGAAAAAGTACTTTATTGTTGCATTGGTGATTGTTCTTATTGGCTTTGCTTCGTTAATGATACAAGGGTTAAACCTTGGTGTTGACTTTGTTAGTGGATCTCGTATAGCTGCATATCTAGGTGAGAGCTTTGATAGTCAAGAGATATATGATATATATAATCAGCTTGGCTTAGAGCCAAGTGTGGTTCGGGCTGCAGGAGAAGCTAATGACATAGCCATTGCCAGGTTTGATACAACGGTAGACCATGCGATGCTACCAGAAATTAGAGCAGCATTTAATGAACGCTTTCCTAATTTTTATGATATAGAAGAGAGTAGTGTTTCTCCGCAGGTAGGAGAAGAGTTAGCTCAGAAGGCTATATATTCAGTTATTATTGCATCGCTATTTATCATATTGTACGTATCATTTAGGTTTGAATATCGCTTTGCAGTTGCTGGTATTTTGGCTTTACTGCACGATGCTTTCTTCGTTATTACGTTATTCTCAATCCTTCAGCTAGAGGTGAACTTACCGTTCATAGCTGCTGTACTTACAATTATAGGTTATTCTATCAATGACACGATTGTTGTATTTGACCGTATTCGTGAAAATATGAAGTTTGCAAAAATTAAGTCTGAAAGTGATTTAGAAAAAGTAGCTAACGATAGCTTAATGCAGACAATGACACGTTCAATTAATACTGTATTAACAGTATTGTTTGGTGCCGTGGCTTTGGTAATATTTGGTGGTGAAAGTCTGCGTGAGTTTTCACTAGCGTTAACATTTGGACTTGTTGCAGGTGCTTACTCTTCAATTTTCTTAGCTGCACAGGTATGGCTAGCGTGGAAAGTACGCGATTTTAGGGCAATGAAGGCTAAGCAAGCTTCCTAA
- a CDS encoding RelA/SpoT family protein, which produces MSFEALLDKIKDYQANDIERIKLAYEEAAQAHEGQKRISGEDYIVHPVEVAIITAELKLDAEAIMAALLHDVVEDTPTTLEDIEKKFGKEVAILVDSVTKLSKIKFRSKEEQQAENLRKMLLAMAKDIRVLLIKLADRLNNIRTLKPLPPEKQKRIARETLEIFAPLAHRLGISTIKWELEDISFRYLEPSQYYKIVNLMTQKRKDRENFIETIKSDLKSRLEQMEIEADISGRPKHIYSIHRKMVNQNKRFDEIYDLLAVRVIVDNIKDCYAVLGVVHTIWKPMPGRFKDYIAMPKVNMYQSLHTTVVGPQGKPFEIQIRTWDMHHTAEFGIAAHWAYKENKKIQSSNLEQKIAWFKELLDLQQDLSDANEFVENIKLDLYADDVFVFTPKGDVFELPVGSVPIDFAYRVHTDVGNATVGAKVNGRIVPLDYRLKTGDIIEILTSKQSFGPSRDWLKIAQSSQAKAKIRQWYKKQKRDENIHKGKELLEKEIKKLGFEPGQFLTSQQLADISRKFNFATDQDLFAAIGYNGISAQQVAMRLTEKQRHEQAKEDSITAIVDNSKSQAMFKKRKKQPHGVRVKGVDNLLVRFSKCCSPVPGDDIIGYITKGRGVSVHRTDCANVKNDEHQERIIPVEWESETESSYTVDLEIIGLDRPMILNEVMQAVSETKTDINAASGKGDRNKRAIMHLTISIRNVEHLRTIVERIKKVRDVYSVRRVMQ; this is translated from the coding sequence ATGAGCTTTGAGGCCCTGTTAGACAAAATAAAGGACTACCAAGCAAATGATATAGAAAGAATAAAATTAGCATATGAAGAAGCGGCACAAGCTCACGAAGGTCAGAAGCGAATTTCTGGTGAAGACTATATTGTGCACCCAGTTGAAGTAGCTATTATTACTGCAGAATTAAAATTAGATGCAGAAGCAATAATGGCAGCTTTATTACATGATGTAGTTGAGGATACACCTACTACACTAGAGGATATAGAGAAGAAGTTTGGTAAAGAAGTAGCTATTCTAGTCGATAGTGTTACTAAATTATCTAAAATCAAGTTCCGCTCGAAAGAGGAGCAACAGGCCGAGAATTTACGTAAGATGCTATTAGCGATGGCGAAGGACATTCGGGTTTTATTAATAAAATTAGCTGATCGCCTGAATAATATTCGTACGTTAAAGCCGTTGCCGCCAGAAAAACAGAAGCGCATAGCCAGAGAAACATTAGAGATTTTTGCGCCTTTAGCCCATCGATTAGGTATATCGACTATTAAATGGGAGCTCGAAGATATTTCGTTTCGATATTTAGAGCCTAGTCAATATTATAAGATAGTGAACCTTATGACACAAAAGCGTAAGGATAGAGAAAACTTCATAGAAACAATAAAAAGCGATTTGAAATCTCGTCTAGAACAAATGGAGATTGAAGCAGATATATCTGGGCGGCCTAAGCATATATATAGTATTCATCGGAAAATGGTAAATCAAAATAAACGCTTTGATGAAATCTATGATTTACTTGCTGTGCGCGTCATTGTAGATAATATTAAGGATTGTTATGCAGTTTTAGGTGTCGTGCATACTATATGGAAGCCCATGCCAGGAAGGTTTAAAGACTATATTGCAATGCCTAAGGTTAATATGTACCAATCACTACATACGACAGTAGTTGGACCACAGGGTAAGCCTTTTGAAATTCAAATTCGCACATGGGATATGCACCATACAGCAGAATTTGGGATTGCTGCTCATTGGGCGTATAAGGAAAATAAAAAGATTCAAAGTAGCAATTTAGAGCAGAAAATAGCTTGGTTTAAAGAGCTATTGGATTTACAGCAGGATTTGAGTGATGCTAACGAATTCGTAGAGAACATAAAGCTAGACCTATATGCTGATGATGTGTTTGTGTTTACGCCAAAGGGCGATGTATTTGAATTACCTGTGGGGTCCGTGCCGATCGATTTTGCTTATCGTGTGCATACCGATGTAGGGAACGCGACTGTAGGAGCTAAGGTTAATGGACGAATCGTACCATTAGATTATCGATTGAAAACAGGGGATATTATTGAAATTTTGACATCGAAACAAAGCTTTGGTCCTAGCCGCGATTGGCTTAAAATTGCACAGTCAAGCCAAGCTAAGGCGAAAATCCGTCAGTGGTACAAAAAACAAAAGCGTGATGAAAATATCCATAAGGGTAAGGAACTGTTAGAGAAGGAAATAAAAAAGCTTGGTTTTGAGCCAGGTCAATTTTTAACTAGTCAGCAGTTGGCTGATATTAGTAGAAAATTCAATTTCGCTACAGATCAGGATTTGTTTGCGGCTATTGGCTATAATGGTATTAGTGCTCAACAAGTTGCTATGAGGCTAACTGAAAAGCAACGGCATGAACAGGCGAAGGAAGACTCTATAACCGCAATTGTTGATAATAGTAAATCGCAAGCAATGTTTAAGAAACGGAAAAAGCAGCCACATGGAGTACGTGTAAAAGGTGTAGATAACTTATTAGTACGTTTTTCGAAATGCTGTAGCCCAGTTCCAGGTGATGACATTATCGGTTATATTACCAAAGGACGAGGAGTTTCTGTACATCGCACAGATTGTGCAAACGTTAAAAATGATGAACATCAAGAACGCATAATACCCGTAGAGTGGGAAAGTGAAACAGAATCATCTTACACGGTGGATTTGGAGATTATTGGTTTAGATAGACCTATGATTTTAAATGAGGTTATGCAAGCAGTATCAGAAACAAAGACAGATATAAACGCTGCTTCTGGTAAAGGCGATAGAAATAAGCGAGCAATTATGCACCTTACAATATCAATTCGAAATGTAGAACATCTGCGAACAATAGTAGAAAGAATTAAAAAAGTGCGCGATGTATACTCAGTTAGAAGAGTTATGCAGTAA
- the recJ gene encoding single-stranded-DNA-specific exonuclease RecJ: MLNSRKKWRLPDTYYQDGSMAEYILRERGYTIPVDDFITVSEEKLLSPYLMKGMKKAVSRIQIAIEKQEHILIYGDYDADGVTATSLLYLILKDLGAKVSYYIPNRFEEGYGLHIEAIKKAKVNGISLIITVDTGISAITEIEFANQQQIDVIITDHHEPLVEIPDAYCILNPKYAPCEYPEASLAGVGVACKLATALLGQLPIDYIDIVALGTVADLVPLVGENRILVALGLQKLNQQPSVGMSALIQVTNLNNKTITSGHLGFQLGPRINASGRLETATDSVDLLISEELDKALLIAEKLHNINEKRQALVDDTYRQVEEILLAEDQYLKNNNVIVLANENWNHGVIGIVASRIIETYYRPVILISLEDGIGKGSARSIEGFHMFNALQGCESLLDKYGGHAMAAGLTIQAENIPMLRNKLNELAGNQLSEEDYLPTVATDIVLTIPEVVIQQTEISTVEQLAPFGMGHAQPKVVVSGAKCIGLRTIGKENNHIKFTFGAGHYKLDVIGFRWTDKISSIENTEILADLRFELLGDLSINCWKDKQNPQLNLQDSVVSPIQFAESEEQAKKITKVLQEHFFNVQCISTSSMQEQQILKLCTEIYTEKVYVNPLQHKCIYVIIVDTKVEQLLQKSYRQPNREEFSTVYKIIASEQLVEKGNLIDKCAKLGIAEEFCNYILAVFEELEFIAIKNAEIKLSANPQKRKLEESKFYLEMLRKSMMFKKHMNY, from the coding sequence GTGTTAAACAGCAGGAAAAAATGGAGATTACCTGACACCTACTATCAAGATGGTTCAATGGCTGAATACATTTTGCGGGAACGAGGCTACACTATACCTGTAGATGATTTTATCACGGTATCTGAGGAAAAGCTTCTATCTCCTTACTTGATGAAAGGTATGAAGAAGGCTGTAAGTCGTATCCAGATTGCGATAGAAAAGCAGGAACATATTTTAATTTATGGAGATTATGATGCTGACGGAGTTACAGCCACTAGCTTATTATATTTAATTCTGAAAGATTTAGGAGCTAAAGTATCGTATTACATTCCAAACCGATTTGAAGAGGGCTATGGATTACATATAGAAGCTATTAAGAAGGCAAAGGTTAATGGTATATCCCTAATAATAACTGTTGATACAGGTATATCGGCAATTACAGAAATAGAATTTGCCAACCAACAGCAAATTGATGTTATTATAACTGATCACCATGAGCCACTTGTAGAAATACCTGATGCCTACTGTATTTTAAATCCCAAATACGCACCCTGTGAGTACCCAGAAGCAAGTCTAGCTGGTGTTGGTGTTGCCTGCAAGCTTGCTACAGCATTATTAGGGCAACTTCCTATCGATTATATAGACATTGTAGCATTAGGAACTGTAGCTGATTTAGTACCTTTAGTTGGGGAAAATCGTATTTTGGTAGCTTTGGGATTGCAAAAGTTGAACCAACAGCCGTCCGTTGGAATGAGTGCCTTAATACAGGTCACAAATCTAAACAATAAGACTATAACTAGCGGACATCTAGGCTTCCAATTAGGACCACGAATTAACGCGAGTGGCAGGCTGGAAACAGCAACAGATTCTGTAGACTTACTTATTTCAGAAGAGCTAGACAAAGCCCTTTTGATTGCAGAAAAGCTACATAATATTAATGAAAAGCGTCAAGCTCTAGTGGACGATACCTACCGACAGGTTGAGGAGATACTGCTAGCAGAAGATCAATATTTAAAGAATAATAACGTAATAGTGTTAGCTAATGAAAATTGGAACCATGGTGTAATAGGTATTGTTGCTTCAAGAATTATAGAAACCTATTATCGACCAGTCATTTTAATTTCCTTAGAAGATGGTATTGGCAAAGGCTCTGCCCGTAGCATAGAGGGTTTCCATATGTTTAACGCTCTACAAGGGTGTGAATCTTTATTAGACAAATATGGTGGACATGCTATGGCAGCAGGGTTGACTATTCAAGCTGAGAATATTCCAATGCTTCGAAATAAACTAAATGAGCTTGCTGGAAATCAGTTAAGTGAAGAAGATTATTTGCCAACAGTAGCTACAGATATAGTACTGACAATACCAGAGGTTGTAATACAACAAACAGAGATTAGTACTGTGGAGCAGCTAGCGCCTTTTGGTATGGGACATGCACAGCCAAAGGTCGTCGTTAGTGGAGCGAAATGTATTGGTCTTCGAACTATTGGTAAAGAGAATAATCATATAAAGTTTACCTTTGGAGCAGGACACTATAAACTAGATGTTATTGGGTTTCGTTGGACTGACAAAATAAGTAGTATAGAAAATACTGAAATATTAGCTGACCTTAGATTTGAATTATTAGGAGATTTATCAATTAACTGCTGGAAAGATAAGCAAAATCCACAGTTGAATTTGCAAGACAGTGTAGTATCTCCAATCCAATTTGCAGAATCTGAAGAACAAGCTAAGAAGATTACAAAGGTTCTACAGGAGCATTTCTTTAATGTCCAATGTATTTCAACAAGCAGTATGCAAGAACAACAGATTTTAAAATTATGTACAGAAATTTATACAGAGAAAGTATATGTAAATCCGTTACAGCACAAGTGTATATACGTAATCATAGTAGACACTAAGGTTGAACAATTGCTACAAAAATCGTATCGACAACCTAATAGAGAAGAATTCTCCACAGTGTACAAAATTATTGCTAGCGAGCAACTGGTTGAGAAGGGGAATTTGATAGATAAATGTGCAAAGCTAGGGATAGCTGAGGAATTCTGCAATTATATATTAGCTGTTTTTGAAGAACTTGAGTTTATAGCCATAAAGAATGCCGAAATAAAACTGTCTGCGAATCCTCAAAAAAGAAAGTTAGAGGAATCGAAGTTTTACTTAGAAATGCTTCGCAAATCGATGATGTTTAAAAAGCACATGAATTATTAA
- the secD gene encoding protein translocase subunit SecD, which produces MVKWNKVVIFAIATILIISLTVIDAPEKAQRITLGLDLQGGFEVLYQAVATEDTEVTREILQSTVQAIQERIDRLGVAEPSIDIEANNRIRVQLAGVENQDEARAIIGTTAKLEFIAPDGQVVMTGNDIRSNARYVPDEIGRPNVSITFENPRLFAEVTRTYIGQPVAIVLDGEIISNPVVQAVITDGSAVITGMDTVAEANRLALLLNSGALPLELEEINSTSVGASLGQIALEKGVTSVTIGSILIVLYMIFFYRIPGVVAVISLFAYMLIIVNLFVILEFTLTLPGIAALILGIGMAVDANIITYERVKEEIRNGKTILSSVISGSKKSLSTILDANITTILAASILFVFGTGPIKGFAVTLIMSIVVSLLTAVLASRWLLLLLAQSNLIKKTELFGAKGGELK; this is translated from the coding sequence ATGGTTAAGTGGAATAAGGTTGTTATCTTTGCAATAGCGACCATTCTCATAATTAGTCTTACTGTAATTGATGCACCAGAAAAGGCGCAGAGAATTACTTTAGGTCTTGATTTACAGGGCGGTTTTGAGGTTTTATATCAAGCTGTTGCCACTGAAGATACTGAGGTAACGAGAGAGATTTTACAAAGTACGGTTCAAGCTATCCAAGAGCGTATAGATAGATTAGGTGTAGCAGAACCAAGCATTGATATTGAAGCTAATAATCGTATACGTGTACAGCTAGCTGGGGTTGAGAACCAGGATGAGGCTCGTGCAATAATTGGAACAACAGCTAAGCTAGAATTTATTGCGCCAGATGGACAGGTTGTAATGACTGGTAATGATATACGCAGTAATGCAAGGTATGTTCCAGATGAAATAGGTAGACCTAACGTTTCAATAACTTTTGAGAATCCTAGATTATTTGCAGAAGTAACTCGCACATATATAGGACAACCAGTTGCTATTGTTCTAGATGGTGAAATAATAAGTAATCCAGTTGTACAAGCTGTTATTACCGATGGTAGTGCAGTTATCACTGGTATGGATACTGTTGCAGAGGCTAATAGATTAGCACTTCTTTTAAACTCAGGGGCACTTCCTTTAGAACTTGAAGAAATTAACTCTACTAGTGTTGGTGCGTCCTTAGGACAGATTGCACTAGAAAAGGGTGTTACATCTGTAACTATTGGTTCTATTTTAATTGTTTTATATATGATTTTCTTTTATAGAATTCCAGGTGTTGTTGCTGTTATATCTTTATTTGCATATATGCTTATTATTGTGAACTTATTTGTAATCTTAGAATTCACGTTAACATTACCAGGGATTGCTGCACTTATTTTAGGTATCGGTATGGCAGTTGATGCTAATATTATTACCTATGAAAGGGTTAAAGAAGAAATCCGAAACGGTAAAACTATTTTATCGTCTGTTATTTCTGGATCTAAGAAGTCCCTATCTACAATATTAGACGCTAATATTACAACGATTTTAGCAGCATCTATTTTATTTGTATTTGGTACAGGTCCAATTAAAGGGTTTGCAGTAACTTTAATTATGAGTATTGTTGTTAGTTTATTGACGGCAGTTTTAGCGTCTAGATGGTTGTTATTGCTCCTTGCCCAGAGTAACTTGATTAAGAAGACAGAGCTTTTTGGGGCGAAAGGAGGAGAATTGAAATAA
- a CDS encoding LapA family protein, which yields MQWSIILALAFALVIAAFAVANMDTITVNFLFGEASIPLVLVIIGATLAGAIIIASFNVANQIASYRKIKKLEEEVETLEAQVVFLENKLKQDDGVDDELNGKSDERHDEMPNEGLNEKSNEKQNVKMDTSLDVNVDAAQGVDSWDNLEMDSGDKLDGWSQDTDMKQKRDNKNIIELEEESK from the coding sequence ATGCAGTGGAGTATAATTTTAGCACTTGCTTTTGCGTTAGTAATTGCAGCATTTGCAGTTGCTAATATGGATACCATAACGGTTAATTTCTTGTTTGGAGAAGCATCTATTCCTTTGGTACTGGTTATCATTGGAGCTACTTTAGCTGGGGCGATTATCATTGCTTCGTTTAATGTTGCCAACCAAATTGCAAGTTATCGAAAAATAAAAAAGCTTGAGGAAGAAGTAGAAACACTCGAAGCTCAGGTGGTTTTTTTAGAAAATAAACTAAAACAAGACGATGGAGTAGATGATGAACTAAATGGAAAATCAGATGAAAGACATGATGAAATGCCAAATGAAGGATTAAATGAAAAATCAAATGAAAAACAAAATGTAAAGATGGATACTAGCTTAGATGTTAACGTGGATGCTGCTCAAGGTGTAGATTCATGGGATAACCTAGAAATGGATTCCGGTGATAAGTTAGATGGATGGTCACAGGATACAGATATGAAACAAAAAAGAGATAACAAAAATATTATAGAGCTTGAGGAAGAGTCCAAATAA
- a CDS encoding adenine phosphoribosyltransferase, whose amino-acid sequence MNLHEKIRNIPDYPIEGVQFKDITTLLKDGEALRYTIDKITEFCKSKQADIIIGPESRGFILGTPVAYNTGAGFVPVRKPGKLPAETERVEYSLEYGSDALEIHKDAIQPGQRVVICDDLLATGGTVQSAAKLVENLGGEVVGIAFLIELTFLEGRSKIDQYDIYSILKY is encoded by the coding sequence ATGAATCTACATGAAAAAATAAGAAACATTCCTGATTACCCTATAGAAGGTGTTCAATTTAAAGACATTACCACCCTGTTAAAGGATGGTGAAGCACTAAGATATACAATAGATAAAATTACAGAATTCTGCAAAAGCAAACAAGCAGATATAATTATTGGACCTGAGTCAAGGGGCTTTATTCTTGGCACACCAGTAGCATATAATACTGGAGCTGGATTTGTACCTGTAAGAAAACCTGGGAAACTGCCAGCAGAGACGGAACGCGTGGAATATAGTCTTGAATATGGAAGTGACGCATTAGAGATACACAAGGATGCAATTCAGCCTGGTCAAAGAGTAGTTATCTGTGATGATTTATTAGCAACAGGTGGTACAGTGCAATCAGCAGCTAAACTTGTAGAAAATCTTGGAGGAGAAGTAGTAGGAATTGCTTTTTTGATTGAGCTTACATTTTTAGAGGGAAGAAGCAAGATTGATCAATACGATATCTATAGTATTTTAAAATATTAA
- a CDS encoding post-transcriptional regulator, translated as MNEFNEQERLLEEKIADDQVSLDDEPQELSEEERKYIEKVIEDTCQMKADELKLMGIRATGKQVWLCVSSKYKKDYPEFHQVVNDILSLKSSKFMNWLMVQAQKGLI; from the coding sequence ATGAATGAGTTTAATGAACAGGAAAGGTTATTGGAAGAAAAAATAGCTGACGATCAGGTAAGTTTAGATGACGAGCCACAAGAGTTAAGTGAAGAAGAACGGAAGTATATTGAAAAGGTTATTGAGGATACCTGCCAGATGAAAGCAGACGAATTGAAATTAATGGGAATCCGCGCCACTGGTAAGCAAGTTTGGCTTTGTGTTTCTAGTAAATATAAAAAAGATTATCCAGAATTTCATCAGGTAGTAAATGACATTTTATCATTAAAATCATCTAAGTTTATGAACTGGTTAATGGTTCAGGCTCAAAAAGGTCTGATTTGA
- a CDS encoding MBL fold metallo-hydrolase: protein MIIHKFPIGPVEANCYIVAKEKNSEGFIVDPGGLELNQIIQTIEEDNIKVTHILLTHGHFDHILGIDELRKHTGASVCIHEQDQNKLTEANDNLSTYMGAGYSFKPAEKILQDGEVIEVGNMQVKVLHTPGHTPGGVCYYIDNRLFSGDTLFAGSVGRTDFPGGSMRQLMTSIQEKLLELPKDTLVYPGHNEDTTIEHEMKHNPYISSRVF from the coding sequence ATGATTATCCATAAGTTTCCTATTGGTCCAGTTGAGGCAAATTGTTATATTGTAGCAAAGGAAAAAAACTCGGAAGGGTTTATAGTTGACCCTGGAGGATTAGAGCTAAATCAAATCATCCAAACTATAGAAGAAGATAACATTAAGGTAACGCACATACTACTAACTCACGGGCATTTCGATCATATTCTGGGTATTGATGAACTTCGTAAGCATACTGGAGCAAGTGTATGTATTCACGAGCAGGACCAGAACAAATTAACAGAAGCTAATGATAATCTTTCAACTTACATGGGAGCAGGCTATAGCTTTAAGCCAGCTGAAAAGATTTTACAAGACGGAGAAGTTATAGAGGTTGGTAATATGCAAGTGAAGGTATTACATACTCCTGGACATACTCCAGGTGGAGTATGCTATTACATTGATAATAGACTGTTTAGTGGTGATACTCTTTTCGCAGGTTCGGTAGGTCGGACAGATTTTCCTGGCGGCTCAATGAGACAATTAATGACATCAATTCAAGAAAAGCTGTTAGAGTTACCAAAGGACACACTAGTATATCCTGGACATAACGAAGATACTACAATTGAACATGAAATGAAGCATAATCCATACATTTCTTCAAGGGTCTTCTAA
- a CDS encoding COG2426 family protein, which translates to MKEFMKEYIYIIVDFLSTLPTELIVIIIAAMPVIELRGAIPVGVELGLPVFKAWYLSIIGNLLPILPILYFFQPISNIMLRFKWYQSFYNWLYNRTMRKSDRVQKYGAIGLIFFTAVPLPTTGAWTACLAAILFRIPIKMAFAAIAAGVIFAGVIVAILSGMFLG; encoded by the coding sequence ATGAAAGAGTTCATGAAAGAGTACATTTATATAATTGTAGACTTTCTTTCGACACTTCCAACAGAGCTAATTGTTATTATTATTGCTGCAATGCCAGTAATTGAACTGCGCGGTGCCATACCAGTTGGTGTTGAACTTGGATTGCCAGTGTTTAAAGCGTGGTATTTAAGCATAATTGGTAATCTATTACCGATTTTGCCGATTCTTTACTTCTTTCAGCCGATTTCTAACATTATGCTACGATTTAAGTGGTATCAAAGCTTTTATAACTGGCTATATAACCGAACTATGCGAAAAAGTGACCGCGTACAGAAATACGGAGCTATTGGACTAATCTTTTTCACAGCAGTTCCATTGCCAACAACAGGTGCTTGGACAGCTTGTCTAGCAGCGATTTTGTTTAGAATACCAATAAAGATGGCATTCGCAGCGATAGCAGCTGGAGTCATATTTGCTGGAGTTATTGTTGCTATACTGAGTGGGATGTTTTTAGGTTAA